The following are from one region of the Eulemur rufifrons isolate Redbay chromosome 17, OSU_ERuf_1, whole genome shotgun sequence genome:
- the MACIR gene encoding macrophage immunometabolism regulator: MEVDINGESRSTLSSLPFPVAEASSPGKAEAEKPRCSSTPCSPMRRTVSGYQILHMDSNYLVGFTTGEELLKLAQKCTGGEESKGEAVPSLRSKQLDAGLARSSRLYKTRSRYYQPYEIPAVNGRRRRRMPSSGDKCTKSLPYEPYKALHGPLPLCLLKGKRAHSKSLDYLNLDKMNIKEPADTEVLQYQLQHLTLRGDRVFARNNT; encoded by the coding sequence ATGGAAGTCGATATTAATGGAGAGTCCAGAAGTACCCTGAGCAGCCTGCCCTTCCCCGTGGCCGAGGCCAGCTCCCCGGGAAAGGCGGAGGCAGAGAAGCCCCGCTGCTCCAGCACGCCCTGCTCCCCGATGCGGAGGACTGTGTCAGGCTACCAGATCCTCCACATGGACTCTAACTATTTGGTTGGCTTCACAACGGGTGAGGAACTCCTGAAGTTAGCCCAGAAGTGCACAGGAGGGGAAGAGAGCAAGGGAGAAGCTGTGCCTTCCTTGCGCTCCAAACAGCTGGATGCAGGACTTGCCCGTTCCTCTCGTTTGTATAAAACCAGAAGTAGGTACTACCAGCCATACGAGATTCCAGCTGTCAACGGCAGGAGGCGAAGGCGGATGCCCAGCTCAGGAGACAAGTGCACTAAATCTTTACCTTATGAACCTTATAAGGCCCTCCATGggcctctgcctctctgtcttCTTAAAGGTAAGAGGGCGCACTCCAAATCTCTGGACTACCTCAATCTAGATAAAATGAACATCAAGGAGCCAGCTGACACAGAAGTGCTACAGTACCAGCTTCAACACCTAACCCTCCGAGGGGACCGTGTGTTTGCTAGGAATAATACATGA